One window of Nocardia nova SH22a genomic DNA carries:
- a CDS encoding long-chain-fatty-acid--CoA ligase has translation MYLTQGLHRAVQQNPNGIMTICGDRVRTFAEGADRVARLASGLRGLGVGEGDRVAILALNSDRYLEYLLAVPWAGGAVNPVNIRWSPAEIAYSLVDSDTAVLLVDDAFAPMIPALRAAAPVLRTVVHCGDGPAPEGTVSYEDLIAGSEPVEDVRRGGDAPAGIFYTGGTTGHPKGVVLSHANLQISGLGSLSSGFLAEPGAVYLHAAPMFHLADLAGCVTQILMGGAQVMVPAFEPVAVMNAIAAHGVTDTLLVPVMVQMIVDHPRVAEFDLSSVRGIVYGASPIAQAVLERALRTFPQARFTQAYGMTELSPVATLLGPDDHVAGRLRSAGRAAPHAEVRIADTEDNEVPRGSVGEILVRGGHVMLGYWNRPQETAEALRGGWMHTGDGGYMDEEGYVYIVDRMKDMIVSGGENVYSAEVENAVAAHPAVASCAVIGVPDEEWGERVHAVIVCHPGATVTVEEIRAHAKELIAGYKAPRTIEVVDTLPVSGAGKILKRELRKQYWGAGERQVH, from the coding sequence ATGTACCTCACCCAGGGATTGCACCGGGCCGTCCAGCAGAACCCGAACGGGATCATGACGATCTGCGGTGATCGGGTCCGGACGTTCGCCGAGGGGGCCGACCGGGTGGCGCGGCTGGCCTCGGGACTGCGGGGGCTCGGCGTCGGTGAGGGGGATCGGGTGGCGATCCTGGCGCTCAACAGCGATCGCTACCTGGAGTATCTGCTCGCGGTGCCGTGGGCCGGGGGCGCGGTGAATCCGGTGAACATTCGCTGGAGTCCGGCCGAGATCGCCTACTCGCTGGTGGACTCCGACACCGCCGTGCTGCTGGTCGACGACGCCTTCGCGCCGATGATCCCGGCCCTGCGCGCGGCCGCGCCGGTGCTGCGGACGGTGGTGCACTGCGGTGACGGCCCGGCCCCCGAGGGCACGGTGTCCTACGAGGACCTGATCGCCGGTTCCGAACCGGTCGAGGATGTGCGCCGCGGCGGTGACGCACCGGCCGGGATCTTCTACACCGGCGGCACCACCGGCCATCCCAAGGGTGTCGTCCTCAGCCACGCCAACCTGCAGATCTCCGGACTGGGCAGTCTGTCCAGCGGCTTTCTGGCGGAACCGGGCGCGGTCTATCTGCACGCGGCGCCGATGTTCCATCTGGCCGATCTCGCCGGATGCGTCACCCAGATCCTGATGGGCGGCGCGCAGGTGATGGTGCCCGCCTTCGAGCCCGTCGCGGTGATGAATGCCATTGCGGCACACGGCGTCACCGACACCCTGCTGGTGCCGGTGATGGTTCAGATGATCGTCGACCACCCGCGGGTCGCGGAATTCGACCTGTCGAGTGTGCGCGGAATCGTCTACGGCGCCTCGCCGATCGCGCAGGCGGTGCTCGAGCGCGCATTGCGGACCTTCCCGCAGGCGCGATTCACCCAAGCCTACGGAATGACCGAATTGTCGCCGGTGGCAACGCTACTCGGCCCCGACGACCATGTGGCCGGACGGCTGCGCTCGGCGGGCCGGGCGGCGCCGCACGCCGAGGTGCGCATCGCCGACACCGAGGACAACGAGGTGCCGCGCGGTAGCGTCGGCGAGATCCTGGTGCGCGGCGGACATGTGATGCTCGGCTACTGGAACCGCCCGCAGGAAACGGCCGAGGCGCTGCGCGGCGGCTGGATGCACACCGGCGACGGCGGTTACATGGACGAGGAAGGCTATGTCTACATCGTCGACCGGATGAAGGACATGATCGTCAGCGGCGGTGAGAACGTGTACTCCGCCGAGGTGGAGAATGCCGTCGCCGCCCATCCGGCCGTCGCCTCCTGCGCGGTGATCGGTGTGCCGGACGAGGAGTGGGGTGAGCGGGTGCACGCGGTGATCGTGTGCCATCCGGGCGCGACGGTGACCGTCGAGGAGATCCGGGCCCACGCCAAGGAACTGATCGCCGGATACAAGGCGCCGCGCACCATCGAGGTGGTCGACACCCTGCCCGTCTCCGGCGCGGGCAAGATCCTCAAACGCGAACTGCGCAAACAGTATTGGGGTGCGGGCGAACGTCAGGTGCACTGA
- a CDS encoding roadblock/LC7 domain-containing protein, which yields MTTSVPAQLDWLLDQLLARTPRTRHALLLSSDGLKICHTPELSADKADQLAAIAAGIQSLSHGASVEFGDGRSGVRQSMTEFYGGILFIVEAGMGAHIAVVAAAEADAGLVGHNMSELVEQLGEHLSAAPRTRP from the coding sequence TGGCTGCTGGACCAGCTGCTGGCCCGCACCCCGCGCACCCGGCACGCGCTGCTGCTGTCCAGCGACGGCCTCAAGATCTGCCACACCCCGGAACTCTCGGCGGACAAGGCCGATCAGCTCGCCGCGATCGCGGCCGGTATCCAGAGCCTGTCGCACGGCGCCTCGGTGGAATTCGGCGACGGCCGCAGCGGCGTCCGGCAGTCGATGACCGAGTTCTACGGCGGCATCCTGTTCATCGTCGAGGCCGGGATGGGCGCCCACATCGCCGTGGTCGCCGCGGCCGAGGCGGACGCGGGCCTGGTCGGCCACAATATGAGCGAACTGGTCGAGCAGTTGGGCGAACATCTGTCCGCCGCGCCCCGGACCCGGCCGTGA
- a CDS encoding CocE/NonD family hydrolase: MMSGQLRSRKSIVPVRTLIAVAAVGISATATALFGGIPHSGEPNLAGREEQWTAVHDGPQQFPDVHMDADVPIRMSDGIVLKANIYRPVDVTGAVVTQPMPTIVNLTPYTKLMTDLVGSAVENPALQPLVMALVKQVNLSGTPISSFGDLLHALDGGTVPTVLGLDRNLIRSGYTLVVADVRGTGQSQGQWETLSDREQLDTRELIDWSAAQPFSNGKVAMSGGSYAAINQLQAAEDAPAALKAIFPVVPGSDLMRDVVAPGGGVGTTFLPMWLNTVNQLKLIPDLKAMLTGGFDWKWLTARMADPATNVDLLAAALLTPSLDHMPPALSNALDEQSAFRQAITGHPERVTVPTFVYGGWHDIFADSATKIYQALPLAPGRKQLVVGDTYHANPGAGTGVPGAPPRLEVLQRAWFDKWLKDIDNGIDGYGPIVLKEQGGGWVTMPEYPQPGVEHRRVYLNAAASGTGAGSAYDGSLSAAPPTAADSLTVAPGLATVCSRDAAQGSAGSGAILDACAKDSRIAEHDALTFTSAPVAAPTAISGPIDIHLQSVHDATDGFWSATVNDVAPDGTSTALTTGQLTVSMRAIDESRSTRSANGDYTIPFHPITAASRETVTPGQPVGLDIAVIPTQARLQIGHRLRIDLFASDAPKSMPFRPMLNDSELKPQHLRLDPNAPSFVNLPTDRPVG; the protein is encoded by the coding sequence ATGATGTCCGGGCAGCTGCGATCGCGTAAATCCATCGTGCCCGTACGAACCCTGATAGCCGTTGCGGCGGTGGGGATCTCCGCCACCGCGACCGCGCTGTTCGGCGGGATTCCGCATTCCGGCGAGCCGAATCTGGCCGGTCGGGAGGAACAGTGGACCGCCGTGCACGACGGTCCGCAACAATTTCCGGACGTGCACATGGACGCGGATGTGCCGATCCGGATGAGTGACGGCATCGTGCTGAAGGCGAACATCTATCGCCCGGTCGATGTCACCGGCGCGGTGGTCACCCAGCCGATGCCGACGATCGTGAATCTCACCCCCTACACCAAACTCATGACCGATCTGGTCGGTTCCGCCGTCGAGAATCCCGCACTGCAACCGCTGGTCATGGCATTGGTGAAGCAGGTCAATCTGTCCGGCACCCCGATCAGCAGCTTCGGCGACCTACTGCACGCCCTCGACGGCGGCACCGTCCCGACCGTTCTGGGCCTGGACCGCAATCTGATCCGCAGCGGCTACACCCTCGTGGTGGCCGATGTCCGCGGCACCGGGCAATCGCAGGGGCAGTGGGAGACGCTGAGCGACCGGGAACAGCTCGACACCCGCGAACTGATCGATTGGTCTGCGGCACAACCCTTCTCGAACGGCAAGGTGGCGATGAGCGGTGGTTCCTACGCCGCGATCAACCAGTTGCAGGCGGCCGAGGACGCGCCCGCCGCCCTGAAGGCCATCTTCCCGGTGGTGCCCGGCAGCGATCTGATGCGCGATGTGGTCGCGCCCGGCGGCGGCGTCGGGACCACCTTCCTGCCCATGTGGCTCAATACGGTCAATCAGCTCAAGCTGATTCCCGATCTGAAGGCGATGCTCACCGGCGGCTTCGACTGGAAGTGGCTCACCGCGCGCATGGCCGATCCGGCCACCAATGTCGATCTGCTGGCCGCGGCGCTGCTCACCCCGTCGCTGGACCACATGCCTCCGGCGCTGTCGAACGCACTCGACGAGCAGAGCGCCTTCCGCCAGGCCATCACCGGCCATCCGGAACGGGTCACCGTGCCCACCTTCGTCTACGGCGGCTGGCACGACATCTTCGCCGACAGCGCGACCAAGATCTACCAGGCCCTGCCGCTGGCCCCGGGGCGCAAACAACTCGTGGTCGGCGACACCTACCACGCGAATCCGGGCGCCGGAACCGGTGTGCCGGGCGCGCCGCCGCGACTCGAGGTGCTGCAGCGGGCGTGGTTCGACAAGTGGCTCAAGGACATCGACAACGGTATCGACGGTTACGGCCCGATCGTGTTGAAGGAACAGGGCGGCGGCTGGGTGACCATGCCGGAATATCCGCAGCCGGGCGTCGAGCATCGCCGCGTCTATCTGAACGCGGCCGCCAGTGGCACCGGTGCGGGCAGCGCGTACGACGGATCGCTGAGCGCCGCACCGCCTACCGCGGCCGACTCGCTGACCGTCGCCCCCGGCCTGGCGACGGTCTGCTCGCGTGACGCAGCCCAGGGCTCGGCGGGTTCGGGCGCGATACTCGATGCCTGCGCCAAGGATTCGCGCATCGCCGAACACGACGCGCTCACCTTCACCAGCGCGCCGGTCGCCGCGCCGACCGCGATCTCCGGGCCGATCGACATCCATCTGCAATCGGTGCACGACGCCACCGACGGATTCTGGAGCGCGACGGTCAACGATGTCGCGCCCGACGGCACCTCCACGGCGCTGACCACCGGGCAGCTCACCGTCTCGATGCGGGCGATCGACGAGTCCCGCAGCACCCGATCGGCCAACGGCGACTACACGATTCCGTTCCACCCCATCACCGCCGCCTCCCGGGAGACCGTGACGCCCGGACAGCCGGTGGGCCTCGACATCGCGGTGATCCCGACCCAGGCGCGGCTGCAGATCGGGCATCGGCTGCGCATCGATCTGTTCGCCTCCGACGCGCCCAAGTCGATGCCGTTCCGGCCGATGCTCAACGATTCCGAACTCAAACCCCAGCATCTGCGGCTGGATCCGAACGCACCGAGTTTCGTGAATCTGCCGACCGATCGTCCTGTCGGCTGA
- a CDS encoding DUF742 domain-containing protein has product MTRPGRDDAPDRLYTLTGGRSHPDTDAFDLVTLVVAESDPTPGMQSEQVAILGICRAPTAVVEIAAELRLPVGIAMVLLADLLAAGKITVRHPHSASDWEPWNSLPDTATLEKVLVGLRNL; this is encoded by the coding sequence ATGACCAGGCCGGGACGTGACGACGCACCGGACCGGCTCTACACCCTCACCGGCGGCCGCAGCCATCCCGATACCGACGCCTTCGATCTGGTGACTCTCGTTGTGGCCGAATCGGATCCGACACCGGGTATGCAATCCGAACAGGTCGCGATCCTCGGCATCTGCCGGGCGCCGACCGCCGTGGTGGAGATCGCCGCCGAACTCCGGCTGCCCGTCGGTATCGCCATGGTGTTGCTGGCCGATCTGCTGGCCGCGGGCAAGATCACGGTGCGCCACCCGCACTCCGCATCGGACTGGGAACCGTGGAATTCGTTGCCCGACACCGCAACCCTGGAGAAGGTACTCGTTGGACTCCGCAACCTCTGA
- a CDS encoding TerD family protein, which translates to MTEQGRTEPSTALEFARVGLSWDPAHGRRWYGARRAAVDLNVAAVLLSDTEPLEVVYHQQLISADGAVRLLGDSVTGEDEGDDEIITLGLSRIRPEVNAVAVVVTCYSGQTFADVANPRCRIVDGAGAALADHDLSARAETGMIAGIFRRTGDGWTFRAVATGITAAHPVEALPQLPPLL; encoded by the coding sequence ATGACCGAGCAGGGACGAACCGAGCCGAGTACCGCACTCGAGTTCGCGCGGGTGGGGCTGAGCTGGGATCCCGCACACGGCAGGCGCTGGTACGGCGCGCGCCGGGCGGCCGTCGACCTCAATGTGGCGGCGGTACTGCTCAGCGACACCGAACCGCTGGAGGTCGTCTACCACCAGCAACTCATCTCCGCCGACGGCGCGGTGCGACTGCTCGGCGACAGTGTCACCGGCGAGGACGAGGGCGACGACGAGATCATCACCCTCGGCCTGAGCCGGATCCGGCCCGAGGTGAACGCGGTCGCGGTGGTCGTCACCTGTTACAGCGGACAGACTTTCGCCGATGTCGCGAATCCGCGCTGCCGGATCGTCGACGGCGCCGGTGCCGCACTCGCCGACCACGACCTGTCCGCGCGCGCCGAGACCGGCATGATCGCCGGGATCTTCCGCCGCACCGGCGACGGCTGGACCTTCCGCGCCGTCGCCACCGGGATCACGGCCGCCCATCCGGTCGAGGCGCTGCCGCAGCTGCCGCCGCTGCTCTGA
- a CDS encoding cytochrome P450 family protein, which translates to MNPTCPHDAAPLVIDPLVGDLAGETARLREAGELTRIELLGVPAWTVTGHGLARRLLVDPRLVKDIGSWSLWRDGVVTRQWPLIGMIDVGVSMFTVDGPEHRRLRIKTTQALTSRRLDEIRPFIESTVTDLLDDLAAAGDGPVDLKSVFAYPLPMRVVSELMGVDHADHPMLLDWYKKFFSLLTPQDERLAVIERMGEYFTAMVRAKTAAPADDLTSALIQATDGGARLTEAEVVGNLQALVAAGHETTVSLILTTVRALLAHPEQFELVRSGQVGWETAIEEALRWDGPVIHLLMRFATEDIAVGDTVIEEGAGVVMSYRTIGRDTAVHGPDADAFDITRPTAKRHISFGYGPHICPGAALARLEAAIALPALFERFPDLSLGVPVDQIRNLPVLTQNDLAEFPVRLG; encoded by the coding sequence GTGAATCCGACGTGCCCGCATGATGCCGCGCCGCTGGTGATAGATCCGCTCGTCGGCGACCTCGCCGGTGAGACCGCCCGATTACGCGAGGCCGGTGAACTGACCCGCATCGAATTACTGGGCGTTCCGGCCTGGACCGTCACCGGGCACGGCCTGGCCCGCCGATTGCTGGTCGATCCGCGGCTGGTCAAGGACATCGGCTCCTGGTCGCTGTGGCGCGACGGCGTGGTCACCCGGCAGTGGCCGCTGATCGGCATGATCGATGTCGGGGTCTCGATGTTCACCGTGGACGGGCCCGAACACCGCCGCCTGCGGATCAAGACCACCCAGGCGCTGACCTCGCGGCGGCTCGACGAGATCCGTCCGTTCATCGAGTCCACCGTCACCGATCTGCTCGACGATCTGGCCGCCGCGGGCGATGGTCCGGTCGATCTGAAATCCGTCTTCGCCTATCCCCTGCCGATGCGCGTGGTCAGCGAGCTCATGGGCGTCGATCACGCCGATCATCCGATGCTGCTGGACTGGTACAAGAAATTCTTCTCCCTGCTCACCCCGCAGGACGAACGTCTGGCGGTGATCGAGCGGATGGGCGAGTACTTCACCGCGATGGTGCGCGCCAAAACCGCCGCACCCGCCGACGATCTGACCAGTGCGCTGATCCAGGCCACCGACGGCGGCGCGCGGCTCACCGAGGCCGAGGTCGTCGGCAATCTCCAGGCCCTCGTGGCCGCGGGGCACGAGACCACGGTGTCGCTGATCCTCACCACCGTCCGGGCCCTGCTCGCCCATCCCGAACAGTTCGAGCTCGTGCGATCCGGACAGGTCGGCTGGGAGACGGCGATCGAGGAGGCGCTGCGCTGGGACGGCCCGGTCATCCATCTGCTGATGCGCTTCGCCACCGAGGACATCGCCGTGGGTGACACCGTCATCGAAGAGGGTGCGGGCGTGGTCATGTCGTATCGGACCATCGGCCGCGACACCGCCGTGCACGGACCGGACGCCGACGCCTTCGACATCACCCGGCCGACGGCCAAGCGCCACATCAGTTTCGGATACGGCCCGCACATCTGCCCGGGCGCCGCCCTGGCCCGGCTCGAGGCCGCGATCGCACTGCCCGCGCTGTTCGAACGGTTCCCGGACCTGTCCCTCGGAGTGCCGGTGGATCAGATCCGCAACCTTCCGGTGCTGACCCAGAACGATCTGGCGGAGTTCCCCGTCCGGCTCGGATAG
- a CDS encoding GTP-binding protein: MAATARHGLKVVIVGGFGVGKTTMVRAVSEIRPLDTEATMTSLGVGIDNPAGAPAKTTTTVAFDFGRITIDAEHVLYLFGAPGQERFWFLWDRLFTGALGAIVLVDPARITDSWYAIDRLEHQRTPFVVACNAFGPARHDDAQVRGALDLDSGVPLIACDARSRDSGKRVLIALVEHLYAAAPRITPTPESTR; the protein is encoded by the coding sequence CTGGCCGCCACCGCCCGGCACGGCCTCAAGGTTGTCATCGTCGGCGGATTCGGCGTCGGCAAGACCACCATGGTCCGCGCGGTCAGCGAGATCCGGCCACTGGACACCGAGGCGACGATGACCTCCCTCGGCGTCGGCATCGACAATCCGGCCGGCGCCCCGGCGAAGACCACCACCACCGTCGCCTTCGACTTCGGGCGCATCACCATCGACGCCGAACATGTGCTGTACCTGTTCGGCGCGCCCGGACAGGAGCGGTTCTGGTTCCTGTGGGACCGGCTGTTCACCGGCGCGCTCGGCGCGATCGTGCTGGTCGATCCGGCCCGCATCACCGATTCCTGGTACGCCATCGACCGGCTCGAACATCAGCGGACGCCGTTCGTGGTGGCGTGCAACGCATTCGGGCCCGCCCGCCACGACGACGCACAGGTGCGCGGCGCCCTGGACCTGGATTCGGGCGTACCCCTGATCGCCTGCGACGCCCGCTCCCGCGATTCGGGCAAACGCGTCCTGATCGCCCTCGTCGAACATCTCTACGCCGCCGCCCCGCGCATCACACCCACCCCGGAGTCCACCCGATGA
- a CDS encoding cytochrome P450 encodes MTTPFPATGGCPVAPVDAVPLSGPRFHTDPQDLYREMRSSHGPVVAVELAGGIPAWLVIGYREVHQVTSDPELFPRDVARWNQWPNIPEDWPLLPMVGQPMPSIYFTAGAEHLRHLAMVEPALDQVDPFGLRRACEDCADRLIDGFCGRGRAELIAEYAEPLPVLALAWVIGFPDDQGADLAWTMKTLADGGAEAQRAYARFAEHMQRLVAMKKTRPDDDLTSRMLRSGQRFSDEEYALDLMAITAAGHLPTSDWLGNSVRLMLTDDRFAAALGGGRHSIGQAMNEVLWEDTPTQILAGRWAARDTRLADKTIRRGDMLLLGLAGANADPHVRQDLSDSLAPAHSGNSAHFAFSYGEYRCPFPAQQIAEIIARTGIEVLLDRLPDLDLAVDPTALTRRPSPFLRGMTALPVTFTPVRTVGGTP; translated from the coding sequence ATGACCACGCCGTTCCCCGCCACCGGAGGCTGCCCCGTAGCACCGGTGGACGCGGTTCCGTTGAGCGGACCGCGTTTTCACACCGACCCGCAGGACCTGTACCGGGAGATGCGCAGCTCCCACGGTCCGGTCGTCGCGGTCGAGCTGGCCGGTGGCATTCCGGCCTGGCTGGTGATCGGATATCGCGAGGTCCATCAGGTGACCAGCGATCCGGAACTGTTCCCGCGCGATGTGGCGCGCTGGAACCAGTGGCCCAACATCCCCGAGGACTGGCCGCTGCTGCCGATGGTCGGGCAGCCCATGCCGTCGATCTACTTCACCGCGGGCGCCGAGCACCTGCGCCATCTGGCCATGGTGGAACCCGCACTCGATCAGGTCGACCCCTTCGGATTACGCAGGGCCTGTGAGGATTGCGCGGATCGGCTGATCGACGGCTTCTGCGGGCGCGGGCGCGCGGAGCTGATCGCCGAATACGCCGAACCGCTGCCGGTACTGGCGCTGGCGTGGGTGATCGGCTTTCCCGACGACCAGGGCGCGGATCTGGCCTGGACGATGAAGACCCTGGCCGACGGCGGCGCCGAGGCACAGCGCGCCTACGCCCGCTTCGCCGAGCACATGCAGCGGCTGGTGGCGATGAAGAAGACCCGTCCCGACGACGATCTCACCTCCCGGATGTTGCGCTCGGGCCAGCGATTCAGCGATGAGGAGTACGCGCTGGACCTGATGGCGATCACCGCCGCGGGCCATCTGCCGACCAGTGACTGGCTGGGCAATTCGGTGCGGCTGATGCTGACCGACGATCGTTTCGCCGCGGCCCTGGGCGGCGGCCGGCACAGCATCGGCCAGGCCATGAACGAGGTGCTGTGGGAGGACACGCCCACCCAGATCCTGGCCGGGCGCTGGGCGGCCCGCGACACCCGGCTGGCCGACAAGACCATCCGCCGCGGCGACATGCTGCTGCTCGGCCTGGCCGGTGCCAACGCCGATCCCCATGTGCGCCAGGATCTTTCCGATTCTCTCGCGCCCGCGCACAGCGGCAACAGCGCGCACTTCGCGTTCAGCTACGGCGAATACCGCTGTCCCTTCCCCGCGCAGCAGATCGCCGAGATCATCGCGCGTACCGGCATCGAGGTCCTGCTGGACCGGCTGCCGGACCTCGATCTCGCGGTCGACCCCACCGCGCTGACCCGGCGGCCGTCGCCGTTCCTGCGCGGGATGACGGCGCTACCGGTCACCTTCACACCCGTCCGTACCGTGGGAGGTACCCCGTGA